In Aegilops tauschii subsp. strangulata cultivar AL8/78 chromosome 3, Aet v6.0, whole genome shotgun sequence, one genomic interval encodes:
- the LOC109743894 gene encoding uncharacterized protein, with protein sequence MAASLRASSSSLRSRLLSSPASWSPWRLLLSSSVHSDAAHQTETLAFHEIQLSPEKPPTATAFVLHGLLGSGRNWRTFSRTLASQLRDRSPADEWKMVLVDLRNHGSSARIKGLSPPHDMSSAAKDLADLVKARGWTWPDVVVGHSMGGKVALDFAESCSRGDYGESAALPKQLWVLDSVPGEVQIDNSDGEVERVLQTLASLPSSLPSRKWVVDHMVSLGFSKSLSDWIGSNLKKDNEHVTWAFDLQAATDMFNSYRDRSYWGLLENPPKGLEISIVQAELSDRWHPEDVQRLEALSRRGSRPDAGKVSLHVLPNSGHWVHVDNPKGLLEIMAPNFLSTVQN encoded by the exons ATGGCGGCGTCCCTCCGagcgtcctcctcctccctccgctcgcgcctcctctcctcccccgCCTCCTGGTCTCCCTGGCGCCTGCTCCTCTCCTCCTCCGTCCACTCGGACGCCGCCCACCAGACCGAAACCCTCGCCTTCCACGAGATCCAGCTCTCCCCGGAGAAGCCGCCTACCGCCACCGCCTTCGTCCTCCACGGCCTCCTGGGCTCCGGCCGCAACTGGCGCACCTTCTCCCGCACCCTCGCCTCCCAGCTCCGCGACCGCTCCCCCGCCGACG AGTGGAAGATGGTTCTTGTGGATTTGAGGAACCATGGGAGCTCAGCCAGGATCAAAGGGCTGAGCCCGCCCCATGATATGTCGAGTGCGGCCAAAGATCTTGCTGATTTGGTGAAGGCTCGGGGCTGGACATGGCCAGATGTCGTCGTGGGTCACTCCATGGGTGGAAAGGTTGCACTGGATTTCGCGGAGAGTTGCTCCCGTGGCGATTACGGAGAATCTGCTGCTCTTCCCAAACAG CTCTGGGTGCTTGATTCTGTCCCTGGAGAAGTACAAATAGATAACAGTGACGGTGAAGTTGAACGGGTTTTGCAAACACTAGCAAGTCTTCCTTCATCGCTTCCATCGCGCAA GTGGGTTGTGGACCACATGGTCAGCCTGGGATTCTCCAAATCACTTTCAGACTGGATTGGCAGCAACTTGAAGAAGGACAATGAACATGTGACCTGGGCTTTTGATCTTCAGGCTGCCACAGACATGTTTAATTCTTACAG AGATAGAAGCTACTGGGGACTGCTGGAAAACCCACCAAAGGGTTTGGAGATCTCAATAGTACAGGCAGAGCTCAGTGATAGATGGCACCCTGAGGATGTCCAGAGGCTAGAAGCACTGTCAAGGAGAGGCAGCAGACCTGACGCGGGGAAAGTGTCGCTCCACgtcctccccaactccggccatTGGGTTCACGTGGACAACCCCAAGGGGCTGCTCGAGATCATGGCGCCTAACTTCCTCTCCACTGTTCAAAATTGA
- the LOC109743885 gene encoding cytochrome P450 716B1-like, whose amino-acid sequence METEAPVLAALAALIVAFIFLVLPHLRKQSSSQDDRRRQLPPGSLGLPVVGQTVGLLRALRANTAEAWLRRWASEYGPISKLSLFGLPTALLVGPAANKFLFASTALTAKTTTSFNSMVGRRNIRELAGDDHRRVRAMMLQFLKLDSVRSYVASMDDEVRHHIRAHWDGRATVAVMPSMKSLTFDIMCTVIFGLGRAEHAAVRRELSAEFQQLVRGIWAIPVNLPVTSFGKCFAASRRGRRTVAAVIDEKRAKLESGRSSPSDDLMTHMLAEGLADVEIIDNVMFMMVAAHDTTATLLTFLLRHLDGNRDAYGRVVAEQQEVARSKAPGEALSWDDLGKMKYTWSAAMETLRLVPPVFSLLKRAVEDVEFDGHLIPKGWQVLGAMNMTQWDPAIFAEPSRFEPARFESPVPPYSFVAFGGGATVCPGNEFARVEALVAMHYIVTGFKWKLADGCDGSFSRYPLPSPAQGLLIDIEPMDTAATGAAGITK is encoded by the coding sequence ATGGAAACGGAGGCTCCCGTCTTGGCAGCTCTGGCGGCACTAATCGTTGCTTTCATCTTCTTGGTATTGCCACACCTGAGAAAGCAAAGCTCATCTCAGGACGATCGgcgccgccagctgcctccgggCTCCTTGGGCCTTCCCGTCGTCGGCCAGACGGTCGGCCTACTGCGCGCCCTCCGCGCCAACACCGCCGAGGCATGGCTCCGGCGCTGGGCCTCCGAGTACGGCCCCATCTCAAAGCTCTCCCTCTTCGGCCTCCCCACGGCCTTGCTCGTCGGCCCCGCCGCCAACAAGTTCCTCTTCGCCAGCACCGCGCTCACCGCCAAGACCACCACCTCCTTCAACAGTATGGTCGGCAGGCGCAACATCCGAGAGCTGGCCGGCGACGACCACCGCCGCGTAAGGGCCATGATGCTCCAGTTCCTCAAGCTGGACAGCGTCAGGAGCTACGTCGCCAGCATGGACGACGAGGTCCGGCACCACATCCGCGCCCACTGGGACGGCCGCGCAACCGTCGCGGTGATGCCGTCGATGAAGTCGCTCACCTTCGACATCATGTGCACCGTCATCTTCGGGCTCGGGAGAGCTGAGCACGCCGCCGTGAGGCGGGAGCTCTCCGCGGAGTTCCAGCAGCTGGTGAGGGGCATCTGGGCGATCCCGGTGAACCTGCCTGTCACCTCCTTCGGCAAGTGCTTCGCCGCGAGCCGGCGAGGCCGGCGCACCGTCGCGGCAGTCATCGACGAGAAGCGCGCCAAGCTGGAGAGCGGGCGTAGCTCGCCGTCCGACGACCTCATGACCCACATGCTCGCCGAGGGGCTAGCCGACGTGGAGATCATCGACAACGTCATGTTCATGATGGTAGCGGCGCacgacaccaccgccaccctcctcaccttcctcctccggcaCCTCGACGGCAACAGGGACGCCTACGGCAGGGTCGTGGCGGAGCAACAAGAGGTCGCGAGGAGCAAGGCTCCGGGGGAAGCTCTGTCATGGGACGACCTCGGCAAGATGAAGTACACATGGTCGGCGGCGATGGAGACCCTGCGCCTGGTACCTCCGGTGTTCTCCCTGCTCAAGAGGGCGGTCGAGGACGTGGAGTTCGACGGCCACCTCATCCCCAAGGGATGGCAGGTGTTGGGGGCGATGAACATGACGCAGTGGGACCCGGCCATCTTCGCGGAGCCAAGCAGGTTCGAGCCAGCGAGGTTCGAGAGCCCGGTACCGCCCTACAGCTTCGTGGCGTTCGGCGGCGGCGCGACCGTGTGCCCGGGAAACGAGTTCGCTAGGGTGGAGGCGCTGGTGGCCATGCACTACATCGTCACCGGGTTCAAGTGGAAGCTCGCCGACGGCTGCGACGGCAGCTTCTCCAGGTACCCGCTGCCGTCCCCGGCTCAGGGCCTCCTCATCGACATCGAGCCAATGGACACAGCCGCCACAGGTGCAGCAGGCATCACCAAATGA
- the LOC109743882 gene encoding uncharacterized protein, producing the protein MAAATARQLLVHRITTSCSSGTLPKHTSSSHGRSAYSSMCFNKAEKLPSFRARVSVKPPRAVPGKGGIVPADDDGVSLGTVKLPANIDVARFEGLLFQWGNSLCQGAMLPLPVPIKVDKVEGGIRLGFIGIDDGATSLLAYIDCLVSPATDGSGFVFRAIRNGAMKDMEPPGEPRIMRSLLMALQKSIQIARV; encoded by the exons ATGGCGGCTGCGACTGCAAGGCAGCTGTTGGTCCACAGGATCACTACCTCCTGCTCCTCAGGGACGCTTCCCAAGCACACTTCCAGCAGCCATGGCCGCTCTGCTTACAGCTCCATGTGCTTCAACAAGGCCGAGAAGCTCCCCAGTTTCAGGGCAAGAGTGTCCGTGAAACCGCCGCGCGCCGTGCCGGGGAAGGGCGGCATTGTGCCGGCCGACGATGACGGGGTCAGCCTCGGCACCGTGAAGCTGCCCGCCAACATCGACGTCGCTCGGTTCGAGGGGTTGCTCTTTCAG TGGGGAAACAGTCTATGCCAAGGCGCCATGTTGCCACTGCCAGTGCCTATCAAG GTGGACAAGGTGGAGGGCGGGATCAGGCTAGGGTTCATCGGGATCGACGACGGCGCGACCTCGCTGCTGGCCTACATCGACTGCCTGGTGTCTCCGGCGACCGATGGCTCTGGGTTTGTGTTCCGAGCAATCAGGAACGGTGCTATGAAGGACATGGAGCCGCCTGGGGAGCCCCGGATCATGAGGAGCCTCCTCATGGCGCTTCAGAAGTCCATCCAGATTGCGCGAGTTTGA
- the LOC109743881 gene encoding sorting nexin 1, producing MISAERSQSQSPRSPGAAAGAPFLSICVTDPVKMGTGVQSYISYRVITKTNLPEFEGAEKIVIRRYSDFEWLHDRLAEKYKGIFIPPLPEKNAVEKFRFSKEFIELRRQALDLFINRLASHPELKQSEDLRTFLQADEEKMDRARSYETGIFKKPGDFIQMFKDVQSKVSDVVLGKEKPVEESTPEYEKLKHYIFELENHLAEAQKQAFRLVKRHRELGQSLADFGKAIKLLGACEGDSLEKVFSEVGSKSEMLSIKLQREADNLLFNFEEPLKDYVRAVQSIKATMLDRANAFRQHFDLDQERKYKELNLEKMKFMNPEKFSESETEFSELKAASEEATKRYEHIVSVMNDELARFQEQKTADIGLAFHEFAKGQAKLAKDIADAWRSILPKLEACSSS from the exons ATGATCTCCGCG GAGAGGAGCCAGTCGCAGAGCCCGCGGTCGCCCGGGGCGGCGGCCGGGGCGCCGTTCCTGTCGATCTGCGTCACGGATCCCGTCAAGATGGGCACCGGCGTCCAGTCCTACATCTCCTACCGCGTCATCACCAAG ACTAACCTACCTGAATTCGAGGGAGCAGAGAAAATTGTTATCCGACGCTATAGTGATTTTGAGTGGCTGCACGATCGGCTAGCTGAGAAGTACAAAGGCATTTTTATACCTCCTCTTCCAGAGAAGAATGCAGTTG AGAAATTCCGGTTTAGCAAAGAATTCATTGAATTGAGGCGCCAAGCTCTGGACCTATTCATCAACAGACTAGCTTCACACCCTGAACTTAAGCAAAGCGAAGATTTGAGGACATTTTTGCAGGCAGATGAAGAG AAAATGGATAGAGCAAGGTCTTATGAGACTGGTATATTTAAGAAGCCGGGAGATTTCATACAGATGTTTAAG GATGTACAGTCAAAGGTCAGTGATGTTGTTCTGGGAAAAGAAAAGCCAGTGGAAGAATCTACTCCTGAATATGAGAAGCTTAAACATTATATATTTGAGCTAGAAAATCATCTAGCAGAGGCCCAGAAACAAGCATTTCGCCTTGTAAAAAGGCACAGAG AACTTGGGCAATCTTTGGCGGACTTTGGGAAAGCGATTAAGCTTTTAGGCGCCTGCGAAGGGGATTCGTTGGAGAAGGTGTTTTCTGAAGTTGGTTCGAAGTCAGAAATGTTGTCAATAAAGCTGCAAAGAGAG GCAGACAACCTTCTCTTTAACTTTGAAGAACCTTTGAAAGATTATGTGCGTGCTGTGCAGTCAATAAAG GCCACTATGCTTGATCGAGCCAATGCTTTCAGGCAGCACTTTGACTTGGACCAGGAGAGGAAGTATAAAGAGCTTAACCT TGAAAAGATGAAGTTCATGAACCCTGAGAAGTTTTCCGAGTCGGAAACTGAGTTCAGTGAG TTGAAAGCAGCCAGTGAGGAGGCTACGAAGAGGTACGAGCACATAGTTAGTGTAATGAACGACGAGCTTGCACGATTCCAGGAGCAGAAAACAGCTGATATTGGACTTGCATTCCATGAGTTTGCGAAAGGTCAAGCAAAGTTAGCTAAAGACATCGCTGATGCGTGGCGCAGCATCCTCCCAAAGCTAGAGGCGTGTTCCAGTTCATAA
- the LOC109743887 gene encoding uncharacterized protein: protein MDRARHKSSPSSERFLGAFLPRAAAGDQPASAAFELDEDDLFGSGVGSPERPQPPPPRRPLFISSFRTANPSPRLRRPPGGILEALPERLGPLSPPPSASTSPASPATALPRMIPAIPRPAPAPAMQMPQSAPVNVPVARMRRPPFEAFASEPDEEDEDEEMLPPHEMVARSRARESPMTTFSVLEGAGRTLKGRDLRQVRNAVWRKTGLLD from the coding sequence ATGGATCGCGCGCGCCACAAGAGCTCGCCCAGCTCCGAGCGCTTCCTCGGCGCATTCCTCCCCCGCGCGGCCGCCGGCGACCAGCCCGCCTCGGCGGCCTTCGAGCTCGACGAGGACGACCTCTTCGGCTCGGGGGTCGGATCTCCCGAgcggccgcagccgccgccgccgcgccggccctTGTTCATCTCCTCCTTCCGCACCGCAAACCCTAGcccccgcctccgccgcccgccgggGGGCATCCTCGAGGCCCTCCCCGAGCGCCTCGGGCCTCTCTCGCCGCCCCCGTCCGCCTCGACGTCACCCGCGTCTCCGGCGACGGCCCTTCCGCGCATGATCCCCGCCATCCCCCgcccggcgccggcgccggcgatgCAAATGCCGCAGTCCGCGCCGGTGAATGTGCCGGTGGCGCGGATGCGGCGACCGCCGTTCGAGGCTTTCGCGAGTGAACCCGAtgaggaggacgaggacgaggagatgcTGCCGCCGCACGAGATGGTGGCGCGCTCGCGGGCGCGGGAGTCGCCCATGACGACCTTCTCGGTGCTGGAAGGCGCTGGGCGCACGCTCAAGGGGAGGGACCTCCGCCAGGTACGCAATGCCGTGTGGCGGAAGACCGGCCTGCTCGATTGA